In the Purpureocillium takamizusanense chromosome 5, complete sequence genome, one interval contains:
- a CDS encoding uncharacterized protein (COG:H~EggNog:ENOG503PCEQ~MEROPS:MER0004220) — protein MRSVGAPRLTYTFDRELMSTIIEKVYIPALESFYPSGFDEMRGIADGADVSLDDIVLLNSRYDLARLGDDGATEPVNGRRARNHDGVGDMANECTSSYFPQESTANGDVLVAQNWDMSSRLWEDDCVIYLEVHPDPSENKPSLFMVTEAGQLGRSGMSSAGIGVTANSLMSSEDYVPVPYVDADGQLHDRKVERILPISMLRRMILESNHLAEAMTAAYNFPRHVSNNLTIGTAEGFGLCLEVTPQTVYKVYKSNRDHYLVHANHFVHSGFLSRSGLQCKYPGGSSWFRQRRLEALVQKSAQEGSITKDSIIDALSDHLGFPESLCVHPDRNPIDAVIRHLPGYPFRGISATIACVVYNLTKREITVCSGPPCQGSFQTFHLHGSSGNRLGVPVKAMQNGVRPERP, from the coding sequence ATGCGTTCAGTTGGCGCACCACGATTGACTTACACCTTCGATAGGGAGTTGATGAGTACCATCATTGAGAAGGTGTACATTCCTGCTCTGGAGTCATTCTACCCCAGTGGTTTCGACGAAATGAGAGGGATTGCGGATGGAGCGGACGTAAGCCTGGATGATATCGTGCTGCTCAATTCTCGCTATGATCTCGCCAGGCTcggggacgacggggcgACGGAGCCAGTCaacggccgtcgagcgcgtaATCACGACGGTGTGGGAGACATGGCGAACGAATGCACCTCGTCGTACTTTCCGCAGGAGTCCACAGCCAATGGTGACGTTCTCGTCGCTCAGAACTGGGACATGTCCTCACGCCTGTGGGAAGATGACTGTGTCATCTACCTCGAGGTGCATCCTGATCCGTCGGAGAACAAGCCCTCGCTCTTCATGGTGACTGAGGCGGGGCAGCTTGGGCGATCTGGCATGAGTTCGGCCGGCATAGGAGTCACGGCGAACTCCTTGATGAGTTCAGAAGACTACGTTCCAGTCCCGTACGTGGACGCCGATGGCCAGCTACACGATCGCAAAGTGGAGAGGATCTTGCCGATCAGCATGTTGCGGCGCATGATCTTGGAGAGCAAccacctcgccgaggcgATGACTGCGGCGTACAACTTCCCACGCCACGTCTCCAACAACCTTACCATCGGGACGGCCGAAGGCTTCGGCCTCTGTCTGGAAGTCACACCACAGACGGTATACAAGGTGTACAAGAGCAACAGGGACCATTATCTGGTCCACGCGAACCACTTTGTGCACTCGGGCTTTCTGAGCCGCAGCGGGCTGCAATGCAAGTACCCGGGCGGAAGCAGCTGGTTTCGACAACGGAGACTCGAGGCTCTCGTCCAGAAATCCGCGCAAGAGGGCAGCATCACCAAAGACAGTATCATCGACGCGCTTTCTGACCACCTTGGCTTCCCGGAGAGCTTGTGCGTTCACCCAGACCGGAACCCTATTGACGCAGTCATACGGCACCTGCCCGGGTATCCGTTCCGCGGCATCTCGGCTACCATAGCGTGCGTCGTGTATAATCTGACCAAGCGGGAGATCACTGTATGTAGCGGCCCTCCGTGTCAGGGAAGTTTCCAGACTTTTCACTTGCACGGATCCTCGGGCAATAGGCTCGGAGTGCCAGTCAAAGCAATGCAGAATGGCGTGCGCCCAGAGCGTCCATAG